DNA sequence from the Euwallacea fornicatus isolate EFF26 chromosome 2, ASM4011564v1, whole genome shotgun sequence genome:
TAAGGTTACTTATCACCCTTTTCAAAGGATGAAAGACAGTAAAGCAGTCTCTTCCAGGAGTCCTCATCTGACTTGCCAGTGATCCTAGGCAGAGACTGCACTGGAATTATCACAGATCTAGGGAAAAGGGTTCAGCGTCTTGAAATAGGGGATGAAGTGTGGGTCACTGTACCCTTTTGGTCACAGGGTACTTTGTGCCAAACTGTTTTGGTTGCTGAAAATAGAGTTAGTGCTTCAGCTTTAGGTTTTAAAACGCtagtttctataaaaaaaaggtttgtagGTGGCTCGAAAACCTAAGAATGTGGGTTTTGAAGGCTCTTGCAGCATCCCTTATGCAGGAAGTCTAGCCTTTTCGATCCTAACCGAAGCCGATGTGGATGTTGATAATGCGCACAGTAAAAagtatgtatatatgtataaacagACTTTCATAAGTTAATAATTGTGCACTATAAAGAACCGTAATAGTGCACATGGAATTGTCagtaaattcaaataataatactgCAAACGGTGCTACATCAaaaattaaggatttttttaaggatatttcagtaaatttaaatgacaTAACACTGATATTCACTTGTTTCCTATATAGATTTTTCATCCAAGACGGCTGTACTCCGGTAGGGTGTGTTCTTATCCAGTTACTGAACCATTGGAACGCCCATATCACGACTACGTGCTACAAGAGGGCGGTGCCTGTCGCCAAAGCTCTGGGGGCCACCGAGATCATCAGTGTTGATGATGAGAAAACAGTAGGTACGTCAGTGCACttatttattggttttttaatatcaagccatttttgaaataaacccAAAGAAGTCGAAATGAGACATTTTTACAAAGGTTATTTAATACCACTGTAAGTTTTATACGTCCATACAGGTTTaaacaaatgttaaaaaacatgttaaaatGGCTCAGTTCAAGAGTAATTTTCTGCtatttcaggtgacacaacaaatgaAAACGATAAAACAGTAGACCCCTGGAAGTCTTTGGTCAAAGAATTGCAAATTAAAGGCGACAAGTTCGATTTTATCGTTATCACCAGGAACCGCGAAGGGTAATATCCCTCTTAAATCCCCTTAAAATATAACCAATTACAGTGACCAATCATTTTAGCTATGACTGGTCTCAGTTGCATCAATTCTGCTCTAAAAACGGCAAAATACTCACTACAATTCCCCAAGAGCTCCTCAGTGACTCGTACGGGTTTTTTAGCGCTCTATTTCTCGCCGGTTACGTGCGTCTAAAGCATCTACTTGGGGTAAGCattattagtgttttttttttatttctgtcTTGTTTTTCAGAGCACGCTGGACGACTACGCCGAAGCTCACCTTTGCCACGCGACTTTAGAGCAACTCACGGAATTAGTCGAAGATGGTGTGCTTCAGACTGTAGTTGACAAAGTGTTTCAACCAAAAGACGTCGAGATGGCGCTGCACTATATTCAATCTGCGCAATCCATTGGCAGTTCCGTGGTCACGTTCAGGTAGCAAAAGGGACGCATGCGCGGGGTTTGATGCGTTTTTTGTAGTACAAAATGGTTCCTTGTGGTGctcttttattgatatttacaCAAATTAATTGTGGGTTGTGAGTCAGGCGTGTCTTGCTTTTTGGAGGCACAAAGTATTAGGGATTGGAATTCATTTGTAGCGTTTTTTCGCAAAGTGTGATAGTTCATTATGCATCATTACAGTGGCATTACTGAAAGTATTGTCCATcgtttttcactattttttagCATCTTTCTGGCAAAGCACGAATATTACGTCGAAAGAATTCTTCGTCTTTAGATTCGATAAATGAATCGATCCAGTTTTTGGTACTTTCGTAGTTGTCGAAATGCTGTTCTGACAAACCATGCACGACGGACCGAAATAAGTGGATATCAGATGGAGCGATGTCTGGTGAATATGGCGGGTGGGACAAAACTTCCCATTACAAGGTTTCCCAAtaacttttcacaatttttgtaacgtGAGATCTGACATTATCGTGAAGCAAATTCACCTTGTCGTGCGTTCCTTAAATCGAGGGCGCTTTTCCTTTAATGGTTGGTTCAAACGCATCAATTGATGCTCGTAACAGTCCCCAATGATTAGTTTTGTCCGGCTGGAGAAGatcataataaattacccCTATGTGATCCCACCACATACATAGCGTGATCTTTTTCCCAAGAATATTCTGCTTGGGAAATGATGTCGATACATGACCAAAAaatctcatattttttttgcacttaGTTTTCCTACTGCACCCACTTTTCGATGCAAGAATCCCTTTCTTGCCTGTCGTTGGAGCAGCAGCTCAGAGATGACTAAACACCGTTCAACGTTCCTTGTCTTCcaagtcaaaatttttatctttgaaCCGCGTGAACCACTTTCGTCACATTTGCTCAGCTAGAGCATATTCACCATAAACATCCACTAAAATATGGCAACTTTCCGCGGCACGTTTCTTTATGTGGAAGTAATGAAATAACACTTCACccaaaaacgattttttaggCACAAATGTAGTAGACACGTTTAACGACGcataacaaaatgttttgaattcACTAACGAAATGTCATAAGTAGAAAAGATGCTGTGTCAGTAATTTTATAGAGAATATTTACATTTGTACTGTGACTACGGATAGATGAGTAACGCCATCTAATGTAAAACGCTACGaattaattccaactccttatatgatttttgtaattattattgttatttatacaTTTGACTAATAAGCAGCGAAAACGAAATATATGTCATTGATaaaatcagattttttaaatctatctATCAGGTGACTACTTAAAGAACTGAATTCAAAAACTTGCATAACGTAAGAAAATGCATAGCTCCACATTCCCGTTTCTTATCTGACCTCCCAGTTTTCTTCTCATTGCTGCGCAGACTGATTCAACATCTAtattcatcattttttaattgattttgacaaataaaaaacaatgcaAACATTGATTACTACATGTCACTGTTATCTGGAACCATCTTCAGATGAGCGTGTATGCGCAGGCCAAACTACCTCGTTAAGAGGCGTGGCCTACTAAACAACGTTGCCAGATTTGTTTTCAGAATCTTCTTGATGACGTATCGACGAACTCTGACGTCTTCGGAGTTAATTTCTtgctttagaaaaattaaagttttaatagaaTAAACACGAGACTTTTCTAGTTACTTCCACGTTACTTTCAGAGTTAATTTTCTacaatctgaaaaaaaattaattttaagtggGATTACTACGACGTTTTGTTTGGATTTACTTCATCTTCAGAGATGATTGTCGTCTCTACAGCATTGAAATTTaagctaaataaaaaagtgacGTTTCGGCTAAGTGTCAAGTCACCTTCAGGGattatttttacgttttgAAAGCCTACATCATCATCAGGACTGATTTTCGTGTAATAAAAATGGATGTTCAATAGTGGCGtttctagaaatttttaaGCCATTTTCAGAGTTGAGTTGTTTCACTTATGAATTTTGAGTTTTGGACGTGACAACAATGCTATACAATACTCGacgtttttattaacttttagcTATCTTCAGTGttgattttaagtttttaaaagtcaaattcGAAGTACCACGTTTGGACCCAATCTGCGTCACCTTGAGGGctcatttttctattatcaaaCACAACAAAATGCTATATTTTGAGTGACCTTAATTATCACCGCATAAGATCTAATCAACATCGGttcctaaaaatcaaatatgaaattgaaCGTTTTACTTACTACCTTTGCTTAATAATCAGGGCTACTTTTTTGCATAGCGAaacttcctttttttttaagtgacctTTTAACTTTGTAAGCCACTTTCACacagtttttttaagagaGTGTCAAATGTGACATCATGCGACATTTTAAGTGACTTGGcccttataaaaaaataggatAATCTGCGATTTTCTGGGTTCGTTAACCGAAACAACTCGTACCTTTTGAACAtacgtttattaaataataaaacctcTCAAAACAAATCtgtagaaagaaaaatataagaaacaaCTATAAAACTGAATATAGCCAGCGCTCTCCATGAATGTTCGAACGAGTTTGAACGAAGCTATTCCCGCAGACGCCCTCTCCCACGCCCCCTAAATGTATCTACAATATAACTCTTCTCGTAAAtcataatattttacaaacGTACTTTTAATTAACCGCTAACATAATCTTATATTTAGTAATAACTATTATATAAGTAGGGCTGCAGCGAGAGGGCGTCAGTGCCGCTGCCGCCATTACACGTTAATAATACCTTTTCAAGACGAGtaaatatttcacatttaaaaaagtgggACAGAAACGAGAATTAATCATAATAGTAAATGACTAAGGCTAATTAGTACACAAAAGCTAAACGTTACGCACGTAAAAAATCAAGGTAGTATAGTTGCTTGCAGACGGACGAAAAGACACTTTGATTATTGTCAAAAACTCACCgaaaaatgacttttgacaCTTACGATTACAGAACAAAAACAAAGGCGTGTTAACGTCTTGTCATGAGTGAATACGCGGATTGCTCTCTTTACATTATAAAGCCTCGAAACGTTATTGGAATGTAGGAGTTAGTTTATGCGCAAGTTCACTGAGATTCGCTCACAAATTCAAAGCACCTGCGGCTGAAACTTCGACCAACACTTAATCTAAATGATGCGGCATCGATTACAACGAAAGCTTGCCGATTTCGAAAATGCGGCCGCACTGGTGTGATGGCGTATGAACTtaaattctacgaaaatttcaatttacaaaAGCTAAAAACAACGTTAATTTGTGTGTGTGGGCGAGCGAGCGCGCGCGCGCgcgtatgtgtgtgtgtgtgtgtgtgtgtgtgtgtgtgtgtgtgtgtgaggCGAAGCCGTTGATTTAAGTCTTGATCTGATCTAGAAAGAGAAACTGTGGTTTAgcctcacttttttttaacttttaacttgCATTGAATTCGTATTACACTACTGGAAATGCAAACGAAGCAAGTAACATAAATCTTAATGCATCACAGCTTTACATTTTCTACTTTGATTCCATTTCAGTTGTATAATACACAGAATGTCAAAACAGTCAGGAaggtgaaaaaattgtaacaaatgtcaaataatatcttttttttttttgatgattCCATCCAAAACAGTTACGTTGAAACAAACGTGTCAAAAACATATGTACTTTAAGCGATTAAATGCGTGACTTAAAAAACCaaggtttttgaaattctAGAACAACCACGAGATTGGAGTACAGAACGgctatatatttaatataggACAAAAATCGtcccagaaaaaaattgatcttcACGTCAAACTCTTATATTCATCAAAATATGCCATTTCTTTACGAGTTTCTGGACTTTGACAGGAACGGAACTATTAGGAGTTTTTCAAGACTTTTTGACACCCCGTGGATTTCAATGCTTTCTTATAGACACAGCGACGCTGCGACAATACCGGTTATCAACCCCTTACCTGCCTACTGCTGCTGTTGCTGCGCGGCCTGTTGCTGAATTTCAATCTTTTCAACCGTCATATCGGGATTCATGGCTGTGGCCTCCTGGATGGCCTCGGCTAAGGCTCGATCATGATCAATCGGGTCTCCATCGGACTGGATCGTGATCTTCTGCTCTACGCGAGTCTCCACGACTCCATCTCGTTCGGTTTTATACTATATATACACACGATGACAGAAAATTCATTCCCATTTGAATTCTGAAACTTACAGTGATTGTTTCGACTGTCCGGGTCTTCGAGCTGATCGTCTGCGTGCTGACAATCTCCCCGGTTTTCGTGTAACTGCCATCGTCCGAACTGAGCTGCACTTTCCGGGCTTCGGTAGCCACAATGGGCACGTTGGTAGTGGATGTGCGGAAGACCGTGGGATCGCCACTGTACATTACCGACTCGGTTTTTACTATGCCCTCGGGCAGGTCGTCCTAAAAAAACTCCATAATTACTTCAATAGGTAATTTGATCGGGATTCTTGGCGAGCATTTACGCTTTATTGATTGGAGCGCTGGATTTTATTAGGCGCGTAAATCGGCGTGTTTCCGAGCATCTGCTGATGCAAGGTCGCCAACTTGTGACACCCATGATACTGTTTGGTTAGTAAAGtacctttatttattatatataatatcgCCGAAGTTATAATGGTAAGCACCATGCATCAAAGTGGTTTAAAACCAACTAAAGCGaaaaactttgatttttttatgaatgcGCCGGAAAATGATCAATGTCCATTTATTTGATCACATTGGCCAATTAAATAAGGCTAAATAAAGAATGTTTCAGAAAACAACGCGTTCAAAATTAATTGGTGAGAATTAACTGAACCAACAActtatatttacaaaaaaataataagtgaaattttgGCGAATCCGCCAGGTGACGTacaggttttttaaatttgatcgTGCTATACTGAAGCAAATTTAATGTGCCcgaaactatttattttaaagaatttagtCAACGATTGCATCAAAAACTTCGCAACCAGATTAAAAATGTCAACGAAAAAAAACCACTTCTGTTCACTTTTTAGTGAATGCGCATACTGAACATATCTTGTTTCGATTGCAACGATAGAGAATTAACGATCTGACATCTCATCGTAATTAACCAACTTTACAAGTTtagtaaagaaaaaacttatattttgcCGGCAGATGACGTTAGTTTTAGTagtaatgtaataaaataaaacagctACGCGATACTTAAAAACTAACGCGTCTCCAGCACCTTAGTTTGAAGTAACACagtatatctaaaaaaaaataatcactgATCTCGACATTTTggtgaaaaaatacatattaaaaatatcttttcctAACCTTCTGGCGGATGCGCCAGGTGAACATCACGTTGCCACtgcttttcttattttatatatttgtcGTCAAGAATCCCTTTAAACATAACTAGATACAGTGCAGTActtccaatatttttaatttctattattataCAGGGGCCTGCTactctaattttttaaggGACGATAAAAGAATCAACGCATGCCCGACAATGCGCGCATGCTAAGGCttcaaaattactcaaaaaacgATCAcacaaactaaattaaaaatcgtcGAGCCTCCAAACGACATGCGCAGTTAGTTACTCACCCCACGAATGCCAGAAGAGAAAAATGATAAGGTGTACAGAGCGCGCTTTGCTTCGATACTTACCCGATAGATATTGCTCTGGTAATAGGGATGACTTGGATCATCGGGCGGGTCGATGGGCGTGCCTGAATCACCTGAACTAGTCGAGCTAACGCTGTCTCGTCTGCCCAGCTATAAGCCATGCGAGTTAGACGAGAATGGAGCATGAGCGATTGTTagtcgaataaaatgaaacgaACGggagaaataaaacaaacaataacaaCCTGATCGCCCGCGACAACCGTGCTGGTAGTTTTAACCTCCTGTGTGACAGTGCGCTGTTCCTGTCTGGTGGCACTACTCGTTACAGAGTGCGCCACTGTCTTCTCCTCAAGCTGCTGAGTCTTGGCGTTGGTCCCTAGGTCTTCGTGTGTCGTTGCCGTTCGCGTTGTGACCGCTCGGGCGGTCACGTACGGCGATTTACCATCATCGGTAAGGGGCGTGTCCGCCTGCACAGCGTAcgcgaagaaaaaaaaaacaaaaaaaaaacttataacaaaagaagaaaaaaaagtttcgcaGCTTTATACACTTTAGTAgtgggaaaaaattaaaatcaaattacaaAAGAGAAAAACGCAAATGATGAGCGTGACAGGTTTAAACCACTGCaagaaaatttactaaaatgtACAGCATAGATGATGTTATACGTATAGATTTTAAACACAAATAGGATCCATTGAAGACTTCGAGCTGCAGCACCTTTCAAAGTTATTTTACTAAGAAATTTCTTCCATAGAACACTGCTTCaacacaataataaataacgtgACCGTTCTGTGCCAGCTCTATGCAATCTGTCAATGGACCTTCATTGACAAATGTCTATACACAATGTGTCCCATAATTAATGTTACAGAATCGAATTTAATTGTATGCGATATAGAGCGACAAAATATACTAAGTGATTTTTGTAACAGTTCAAGGGAAAAATTGATCATGTGGCCAAGTTTTTACTAATAAGTTATATCGTGAGTAAGTTTATGATTTTCTGTCTGCAGCTATTGGTCGTCAAAATCAGGTGATGATATGGTAACGCGGTCTACCAACGTTTCCATCAATGGAGAAAATTAGCCACCGATTAGGACTCTgagaaacgaaaataatttcaagtaGCATACGTCAAATTCTATGTCAGGCTTActtattttcttctatttgCTAATTTGGTTAAActcaaaactgaaattttaaccCCAAATAGACCCTTAATACCAATTAAGTTTTGGGATATTTTGTATTCTGCACGCCTCCACGACGTATTTCACGCATTACCATTatcttttgaataaaattatagcTCAACCATTAATTGCGGAACACCTAGTATAACGTTCTCTATGACCTCAACTTGCGCATCAGCGATAATTACCTTATTGACTTGCGTAGACACCTTAATCTCCCCGGTGCGTCCATCTGCGACTCTCTCTTCAATGTTCTGTGTTACTCCATCCTTGTCCTTGGTGATAATCTGCTTGGTAGTGGTTTTGACAATCACCGGAGTAGTGGCAACCTTCACTGGTGACGGAACCCTTTCCGAAGCGTATTCATTTAGCTCATCATCACTAGATTCCTCCCCTTCTTTGAGGAATGTTTTAACCCTCACTTTCGAGTCTTTTAGATCGGTAAAGTGGCTCGGGTCGATTTGCGCGTAATTCAGAATCAGCTCCCCGGTTATCGGGTCTCTGCGCGCGGTGCTGGGGTCTATATCGCCAGTCTGAGGGTCTATATGACCCCACTCAGTATGGATTTTCCCTGTTACTGGGTCAATCTCCCCGGATAAAGTTAGGACCTGAGTGATTTTGGTATTGGCACTCTTCACCAAGGGGTCATTCGCATCTACCCTCACGATCTTCCCGGTTTTAGGGTCCACCATGCTGTAGATATACACAGTTTGAGTGGTGACATTGACGATTCTCCCGGTTTTTTCATCGAACTGACAATCTTTAGGATCAATCTCCTTGACTTTGCCAGTGGGGTCATTTTGAGTGATCAAGTAAATACGCACAACCACCATCTTTCCGGTTTTGGGGTCAATTTTCCCGTATTTCGTATATATTTGTCCTGATGCAGGATCGATTTCCGACGCTGAATAAATTGCGGCTCCATTTTCGTCCACTTGGTTGGTCCTGGTGAATATTTGACTAGTCTGCGGATCCACTTTTGCAGTATTTTGGTCCACTTTGGATTGTCTCTGAATGGTCCCAGTTTTAGGATCGATGTACCCGTAAACCGCAGTAACATACCCAGTGGTAGGATCAACATTTCCAGTGGTATAAACATCATCTTTACTTACAGGATCGTTATAGTCGAACACCCAGATTTGATTTGATTTAGTGTCAATCCTCACACTTTTGGGGTCTCTTTTGACAATCTCCCCTTTATCATCCACTTTGGGATCAGTAATGAGAATTCCTACAAGTCTCCCGTAATTGGGATCCAATTTCCCCGTTTTTGGGTTGGTGTAGCCGCCCTTAAAGAGTATTTGTCCCGTGGCTGGGTCTACGACACCTTGTTTAATTTCGTGTTTACCGCTTTTGGGATCAATGTGTGTCAGGGTTGCCTTAACTGGGTCAATTTGTCCGTATTTCGTGTCAATTCTGTGAGTTGCAGGGTTGTAAAGTCCATTAGATACCTCAGTAACGGCATTCTTTGAATCTATAATGTTCTTCTTCGGGTCCACTTTCCCTACGAAGGTCAAAACTTGCACCTCAGGGTCAATTTCTTGGCCCAATTTAATCACTTGGCAGAGTTCAGAGTTGATTGTGTCGGTTTTGGGGTCTCGCACTCCTGTGGGTACTATAATATTCCCTTCAGCATCTATTTGAATAGATCTTGACTCAACTTTACCGGTCTTAGGATCTCTGGAGATGATGCGCAGCAGCCTCAGATTAATCACTCCATATTTAGTCTCAATTTCGCCTGTGGCCGaattcttttttccttttgaacTTTCCATTTGCCCGTTATTTAAGTCAATGGCCCCAGTTTTGGGATCAATTTTTGTGGTGATTGTAATAATTTCTATGACTGCATCATTTTGTCCGGCAATACTAATGACTTGTCCTAGCGATGGGTCAACTTTTCCAGTTTTAGGGTCTGTGACCCCTGAAAGAACTATTTGGCCATTTGCATCGTTGATCTGTGCACTGCGAGCGTCcacttttccagttttttggTCGTTAACTATAACTTTCCCGTTCTTAGGGTCAATAAGTCCATATTTAGATTCAATTAATCCTGTCTCAGGATTCAACAACGCGGTACTTTGCTCCAATTGACCCTTCTCCAAATCTGCTTTCCCAGTCTTGGGGTCAAGCTTTGCAGTGATTACTGTGATTTTAATCATTCGCTTTCGCGGAGTTGGGGCAGCATGAGGGTCTTGAGCCTGTTTTAAACCGACCACTGAAAAGACTTGTCCCAAATTATCATCGAGTTTTCCAGTTTTGGGGTCCACTACAGCTCCTCcgtttataataatatttccaGTGGAGTGGTCGATTTTTCCGGGGATTATGCCCCTTTGTCCGGTGATGGGATCATTGCTGATCAAAGATCCGGTAGTAGGATCTATCTGTCCATATTTCGTTTCAATAAATCCAGTGGCAGGATCTACAACTCCACTTATATGTTCCACAACCCCTTGCTCAATATCAACATTTCCAGTTTTTGGATCTTTTCTCGCAGTTATTACCATGATTTTCACAATGCGATGTTTGGCTATGGGGTGTAACACTCCAGTCACGACCTCTTTTATTGGGGTTTGCGGGGCTGGAGCTTTAGGCAGAGGAGGGCTCGTTTGGGGCTGCAGCTCCTTTTCTGATGGCTGCAGTTGTGCTATAGGGTCAATCAAAGGCTCAGTAATATGCACTGAAACCGCCCTGCCAAGGTCTTTATCTACTTTCCCGGTTTTGGGACTCAAAAATCCACCCTTAAACACCAATTCACCGGTATTGGGCTCAATAAATCCAGCCCTAGTTTCGCTTTTTCCAGTCTTCGGATCGATTATTGTTAAAGTTTCGGTTACCGGATCCAAATGTCCGTATTTAGTGTAAATCTTGTTTTTGTCCGGGTCGTATAATCCTGGACTGGATTCCGGTTGTACGTTCTTCGAGTCGATAGTGTTTTTCTTGTGatcaatttttcctaaatatgTGCGGATTTCAATTTCAGGATCAATTTCTGGGCCTACCTGAATTAGCTGCACCATATTGGGGTCTGCTTTATTGGTCCTGGGATCTACCACTCCTGAAGTGATTATTATATTGTCATCTTTGTCTACACTTATCGGCCTCTCTTGCACTATATTGGTCTTAGGGTCTCTGGTGTAAATGCGCATGAGCTTTAAGTTCACCGTTCCTTGTTTAGTAACAATTTCTCCAGTCTCGGGAATAATTTTTCCGTTTGTTATCTCAGTTCTTGCGTTATTTAAGTCAACTTTGCCTTGAAGGTCTTTCTTGGCGGTCAAAATTGTGATCACAACTGCAGGGTGCTGGGGGTCAACGACATTGATTATCTGTGATAAATTGGGGTCAACTTTGCCCGTTTTAGGGTCCACAACGTTGTCGTTTACGAAAATTTGACCCGTGCTTTCATCGATTTTAATCGGTGTCACTGTAGCTTTCCCTGCTTTATCCTTCTGCAtaaccttcaaattttgagggtcaatttttccatatttactATCGATAATCCCACTAACTGGCTCCACTGTTGCAGTAACCTTTTCCACAGCTCCTTTCTCAGGGTCAATCTTTCCGGTTTTGGAGTCCTTCTTGCTGGTAATTACCAGGATTTTAATGACCCTTTTCTTTGGGGTGGGATGACTAGGAAGAGCGTATTTTACCGTGTTTTGTGGCTCTGCTCCGTATGCTCCGACAACTGTGATTATTTGTCCTGAATTAGGGTCCCTTTTGCCGGTGCGCGGGTCTATGACCGGCCCATTTAACAGCTGAATTTGACCAGAAATTGGGTCAATTTGTCCTTGAATGGTTTCTTGCTTGCCCGTAGCTGGGTCTGTGATTATCAACGTACCACTTTTTGGGTCTATTAACCCATATTTTGAGTCGATTTCACCGGAGGGATGCAATATTCCCGCTGATTGATCCACATGGGCATTATCCAAATCAAGTAATCCAGATTTGGGGTCACGCTTCGCGGTTATAACTAAAAGTTTGATTACTTTGTTTCGGTCCTTTGGAGAG
Encoded proteins:
- the cora gene encoding protein 4.1 homolog isoform X2; the protein is MPEEKRAAVDSEASPAKKLATAKDVKGSKNGLFEWTDVTLLDGSVLTLNIDRKAKGKDLLDKVCEAINLIEKDYFGLVYSDRYDSRNWLELDKRIAKFLKNEPWKFSFEVKFYPPDPAQLQEDITRYQLCLQIRNDILGGRLPCSFVTHALLGSYLAQSELGDYDADAMPRGYLKDFKIAPNQNQDLEDKVCELHKTHKGQTPAEAELHYLENAKKLAMYGVDLHPAKDSEGVDIMLGVCASGLLVYRDRLRINRFAWPKILKISYKRHNFYIKIRPGEFEQFESTIGFKLANHRAAKKLWKTCVEHHTFFRLMSPEVIQRNSLFPRLGSKFRYSGRTHYETRKTPIERPAPQFERSLTGKRLTSRSMDPLSGVRPEEEFNEANKRHTMSHPPERIPDVDSQTPAKVKSPKEKKEKKPIGGVAVLPAGGLFGKKKDDGKDKENQSNNVQNGGDLGETPKDQRAKSPGFAFGKKKEKERLASTEPPQVHGYTKEYDYEAPEDQLRKPYTPQGFSYENQRSPSDKSDPESQQSPSTKRARATAFNYAPGDIDKLKKQDPKADTAAFLAGEQYEQEPKGVVLGGGKKRPVKLFVVTGPRDTKTGRIDLDQATSEITTGQQNVDTGLIDCKYGLIDPSNGTVIITDPVQGQKEVVQGYIDPITKQIVITSGSVIDPKTGKKASNLGQIISICGSEGKPRSALAGAPKKRLVQVLVTISKKDQKSADVTENIGAEFDPVTGEIETKYGTIESINKKLKQKDMKSGKTDYKPLKFEANKYILEEGVIDPKANKYDPNLRQTFKVDFGEAIVPVTAVTAKRDPATGQLDPSQAHKETSNGIIDPNKSVLITKYGTVNSKQKNICILEPKSGKIEQHPVQIDPNDNVIVLSGVVDPRTGIRDNNLSQILQIERELEPEITVYSIAGKVDKKGLIQQSPAEQSSALYDPATGKVYTKYGVFDPVHETLSVTDPKSGKTELKQGQRDPNSGEVLFKGLVNPKTGKIDGAYGRSLRVALKQHQSDIAAATPAAQSVSPKDRNKVIKLLVITAKRDPKSGLLDLDNAHVDQSAGILHPSGEIDSKYGLIDPKSGTLIITDPATGKQETIQGQIDPISGQIQLLNGPVIDPRTGKRDPNSGQIITVVGAYGAEPQNTVKYALPSHPTPKKRVIKILVITSKKDSKTGKIDPEKGAVEKVTATVEPVSGIIDSKYGKIDPQNLKVMQKDKAGKATVTPIKIDESTGQIFVNDNVVDPKTGKVDPNLSQIINVVDPQHPAVVITILTAKKDLQGKVDLNNARTEITNGKIIPETGEIVTKQGTVNLKLMRIYTRDPKTNIVQERPISVDKDDNIIITSGVVDPRTNKADPNMVQLIQVGPEIDPEIEIRTYLGKIDHKKNTIDSKNVQPESSPGLYDPDKNKIYTKYGHLDPVTETLTIIDPKTGKSETRAGFIEPNTGELVFKGGFLSPKTGKVDKDLGRAVSVHITEPLIDPIAQLQPSEKELQPQTSPPLPKAPAPQTPIKEVVTGVLHPIAKHRIVKIMVITARKDPKTGNVDIEQGVVEHISGVVDPATGFIETKYGQIDPTTGSLISNDPITGQRGIIPGKIDHSTGNIIINGGAVVDPKTGKLDDNLGQVFSVVGLKQAQDPHAAPTPRKRMIKITVITAKLDPKTGKADLEKGQLEQSTALLNPETGLIESKYGLIDPKNGKVIVNDQKTGKVDARSAQINDANGQIVLSGVTDPKTGKVDPSLGQVISIAGQNDAVIEIITITTKIDPKTGAIDLNNGQMESSKGKKNSATGEIETKYGVINLRLLRIISRDPKTGKVESRSIQIDAEGNIIVPTGVRDPKTDTINSELCQVIKLGQEIDPEVQVLTFVGKVDPKKNIIDSKNAVTEVSNGLYNPATHRIDTKYGQIDPVKATLTHIDPKSGKHEIKQGVVDPATGQILFKGGYTNPKTGKLDPNYGRLVGILITDPKVDDKGEIVKRDPKSVRIDTKSNQIWVFDYNDPVSKDDVYTTGNVDPTTGYVTAVYGYIDPKTGTIQRQSKVDQNTAKVDPQTSQIFTRTNQVDENGAAIYSASEIDPASGQIYTKYGKIDPKTGKMVVVRIYLITQNDPTGKVKEIDPKDCQFDEKTGRIVNVTTQTVYIYSMVDPKTGKIVRVDANDPLVKSANTKITQVLTLSGEIDPVTGKIHTEWGHIDPQTGDIDPSTARRDPITGELILNYAQIDPSHFTDLKDSKVRVKTFLKEGEESSDDELNEYASERVPSPVKVATTPVIVKTTTKQIITKDKDGVTQNIEERVADGRTGEIKVSTQVNKADTPLTDDGKSPYVTARAVTTRTATTHEDLGTNAKTQQLEEKTVAHSVTSSATRQEQRTVTQEVKTTSTVVAGDQLGRRDSVSSTSSGDSGTPIDPPDDPSHPYYQSNIYRDDLPEGIVKTESVMYSGDPTVFRTSTTNVPIVATEARKVQLSSDDGSYTKTGEIVSTQTISSKTRTVETITYKTERDGVVETRVEQKITIQSDGDPIDHDRALAEAIQEATAMNPDMTVEKIEIQQQAAQQQQQ